The following are encoded together in the Tepidiforma bonchosmolovskayae genome:
- a CDS encoding ABC transporter ATP-binding protein, producing the protein MSEETRAAPKVNGLAGALRMLAPRWPMLLLATATIVTFTAASLARPLAIQHALDEGVAKGDRAALLQACLAFGGLLLLVYVFQGLSTWIVNRVGQDFLYDLRMRLFEHYQRMSLAFFGRENAGRLVARMTSDVTTVNDVLNNGFLVVVQSLLTLAGATVILLTLSVRLSLAVALILPPLIVATAIFRVYSNRAYNRVRERIADVMVHMQETFSGLRVVQAFAREQKNRERFGEINERNFEANVYTVKLSSLYFPFVEWLRGAAIGLILYFGGRQVAGDAVTVGTVAAFVFYLEFIFQPIQNLSQVFDMVQSANAALGKIFGVLAVEPDVPEPERPARVQPPLEGRIELESVTFGYDPERPVLREIDLVIEPGQHVVLVGPTGAGKSTLAKLITRMYDPTAGTVRIGGHDLRTLRLADLRRTVTMVPQEGFLFTGTIRENILFGKPGASDAEVRAACERLGIDGFIRSLPNGYETMVSFRGSRLSAGEKQLVSIARAFLADPPVLVLDEATSSLDPHTEEQVEQALRTLLEGRTSVVIAHRLSTAEHADRVLVVDGGRIVEDGRHDELVRRGGYYAALYRQWVAGRAAKTA; encoded by the coding sequence GTGAGCGAGGAGACGCGGGCGGCACCGAAGGTGAACGGCCTGGCGGGCGCGCTGCGGATGCTGGCGCCGCGGTGGCCGATGCTGCTCCTCGCGACCGCCACGATCGTGACCTTCACGGCGGCCAGCCTGGCGCGGCCGCTGGCGATCCAGCACGCGCTCGACGAGGGGGTGGCAAAGGGCGACCGGGCAGCGCTGCTGCAGGCCTGCCTCGCCTTCGGCGGGCTGCTGCTGCTCGTCTACGTCTTCCAGGGACTGAGCACCTGGATTGTGAACCGGGTGGGGCAGGATTTCCTCTACGACCTGCGGATGCGGCTGTTCGAGCACTACCAGCGGATGTCGCTGGCGTTCTTCGGGCGGGAGAACGCGGGACGGCTGGTCGCGCGGATGACGAGCGACGTGACGACGGTGAACGACGTCCTGAACAACGGGTTCCTGGTGGTGGTGCAGTCGCTGCTGACGCTGGCCGGGGCGACGGTCATCCTGCTGACGTTGAGCGTGCGCCTGTCGCTGGCGGTGGCGCTCATCCTGCCGCCGCTGATCGTGGCGACGGCGATCTTCCGGGTGTATTCGAACAGGGCGTACAACCGGGTGCGGGAGCGGATTGCGGATGTGATGGTGCACATGCAGGAGACGTTCTCGGGGCTTCGGGTGGTGCAGGCGTTCGCCCGGGAGCAGAAGAACCGCGAGCGGTTCGGGGAGATCAACGAGCGGAACTTCGAGGCGAACGTCTACACCGTGAAGCTCTCGTCCCTGTACTTCCCATTCGTGGAATGGCTGCGGGGCGCAGCGATCGGCCTGATCCTGTACTTCGGCGGGCGGCAGGTGGCGGGCGACGCCGTGACGGTGGGCACGGTGGCGGCGTTTGTGTTCTACCTCGAATTCATCTTCCAGCCGATCCAAAACCTTTCGCAGGTGTTCGACATGGTGCAGAGCGCGAACGCCGCGCTCGGGAAGATCTTCGGGGTGCTGGCGGTGGAGCCGGATGTGCCGGAACCGGAGCGGCCGGCGAGGGTGCAGCCGCCGCTCGAGGGGCGGATTGAGCTGGAGAGCGTGACCTTCGGGTATGACCCGGAGCGGCCGGTGCTGCGGGAGATCGACCTGGTCATCGAACCGGGGCAGCACGTGGTGCTGGTGGGACCGACGGGCGCGGGGAAGTCGACGCTGGCCAAGCTGATCACGCGGATGTACGACCCGACGGCGGGGACGGTGCGAATCGGCGGGCACGACCTGCGGACGCTGCGGCTGGCCGACCTGCGCCGGACGGTGACGATGGTGCCGCAGGAGGGGTTCCTGTTCACGGGGACGATCCGGGAGAACATCCTGTTCGGGAAGCCGGGCGCCAGCGATGCGGAGGTGCGGGCCGCCTGCGAGCGGCTGGGGATCGACGGGTTCATCCGCTCGCTGCCGAACGGGTACGAGACGATGGTGAGCTTCCGGGGGTCACGGCTGAGCGCGGGGGAGAAGCAGCTGGTCTCGATTGCGCGGGCGTTCCTCGCGGACCCGCCGGTGCTCGTGCTCGACGAGGCGACATCGAGCCTCGACCCGCATACCGAGGAGCAGGTGGAGCAGGCGCTGCGGACGCTGCTGGAGGGGCGGACGAGCGTGGTCATCGCGCACCGGCTGAGCACGGCCGAGCACGCCGACCGGGTGCTGGTGGTGGACGGAGGCAGGATTGTGGAGGACGGGCGGCACGACGAGCTGGTGCGGCGGGGCGGCTACTACGCGGCGCTCTACCGGCAGTGGGTGGCCGGGCGGGCGGCGAAGACGGCCTGA